One segment of Haliotis asinina isolate JCU_RB_2024 chromosome 12, JCU_Hal_asi_v2, whole genome shotgun sequence DNA contains the following:
- the LOC137258387 gene encoding sex hormone-binding globulin-like encodes MSGFTLSAFLNFAVYVVVCCILQVEGRHVKRACKNSEIDIMSSTGAKIEPWTLSRIQLPRLSKTFSSDGHKLTFEFKTTSQSGLLFYGTMRNRRASKLIVLQLVRGKLFYNTRCPSADSGLLLPTTYRLDDGKWHTVEFRREGRKGYIILDNQPYFKSYPVTCKLTSFVFGGLEPVDAATVLPLLLTSTHFDGCIRNLSLNIDHGLAPRYYAVSICS; translated from the exons ATGTCTGGGTTTACTTTGAGCGCATTTTTAAACTTCGCAGTGTACGTTGTCGTCTGCTGTATTCTGCAAGTGGAAGGGCGACACGTCAAAAGAGCATGCAAG AATTCCGAGATTGACATCATGTCCTCAACTGGAGCAAAGATCGAACCGTGGACTTTGAGCCGGATACAGCTGCCTCGCCTGTCAAAAACCTTCAGCAGTGACGG GCACAAACTAACTTTCGAGTTCAAGACAACATCCCAGTCGGGGCTGTTGTTCTATGGCACCATGAGGAATCGGAGAGCGTCCAAGCTCATAGTGCTGCAGCTTGTCCGGGGCAAGCTGTTCTACAACACCAGGTGCCCGTCAGCTGACTCCGGACTTCTCCTTCCCACAACCTACAGGTTGGACGACGGCAAGTGGCACACT GTGGAATTTCGACGAGAGGGAAGAAAAGGTTACATCATTCTGGACAACCAACCCTACTTCAAAAGCTATCCTGTCACCTGCAAACTGACATCATTTGTTTTCGGCGGTCTGGAACCGGTCGACGCTGCCACCGTCCTGCCTCTGTTG cTAACAAGCACACATTTCGATGGCTGTATTCGGAATCTGAGTCTGAACATCGACCATGGTCTCGCTCCCCGGTACTATGCCGTGTCCATCTGCAGCTAA